The genomic interval CGCTGCCCTCCATGGCGGGCCTCCTGGCCAGCGTCGCGGCGGTGGCATTCAACCACCTGGTGGCCAACCGCGAGACGGAGTTCGTGCGCGCCGCGTTCAGCCGCTTCATGGAGCCCAAGCTCGTGGAGCAGATGATTTCCGAGCGCAAGCTGCCCCGGCTCGACGGGGAGAACGTCGAAATCAGCGCCTTCTTCAGCGACATCCGCGGCTTCTCCACCTTCAGCGAGCGCTTCAAGGAGGACCCGCGCAGCCTGGTGCGCATCCTCAATACGTATCTGACGCGGGTGAGCGGCGCGCTGCTGAAGGAAGGGGGATGCCTGGACAAGTACATCGGCGATGCCGTGGTGTGCTTGTTCGGCGCGCCCATGCGCCAGGACGACCACGCGGTGCGCGCGTGCCGGGGAGCGCTGGCGGCCAAGGCGGAGGTGGACAAGATGCGCGAGGAGTTCCGCGCCAAGGGACTGCCGGATGTCTACACGCGCATCGGCGTCAACTCCGCGGTGAACTTCGTGGGCAACTTCGGCAGCGAGCAGCTCTTCAGCTACACGGCCATCGGCGATGGGATGAACCTGGCCGCGCGGCTGGAAGGCGCGAACAAGGCGTATGGCTCCGTCATCATGATTGGCCCACGCACATACGAGCTGGCGCGCGAGCACATCGAGGTGCGGGAGCTGGACCGCGTGCGGGTGGCCGGGAAGACGGAGGCCGTCACCGTGTACGAGCTGCTCGCGCTCAAGGGCGGCCTGGATGCGCACAAGCGGGCCACGGTGGAGCGCTACCAGGAGGCGCTGGCGCTCTACCGTGAGGCCCGGTTCGACGAGGCCGCGTCGAGATTGGAAGCACTCAAGGCGGACGCTCCGGACGATGGGCCCACGCGGGCCTTGCTGGAGCGTTGCCACAAGTACGCCAAGGCGCCGCCGCCGGACTTCGACGGCGTGGCGAGCCTGGACAAGTGAGCGGGAAAGGAGTCGAAGCGCGATGAGGACGAGAACGAGAGCGGCCTGGGCCGCGGTGATGCTGGCGCTGGGGGTGCCCGGCGTGGCCTCGGCCGTGGCGGTGGGGGGCTCGCTGTATGTGAAGGCCAAGAACACACGGGTGATGGAGAGCCCGTCGCCCACGGCCAACGCGGTGGTCATCCTCCAGCCGGGTGAGCAGGTGAAGTGGGAGGGCGCGGACACCAAGAACAAGCAGTGGCACAAGGTGAAGACCTCCGCGGGGAAGCGGGGCTTCGTGTTCCAGTCGAACCTGTCCACCACGGCGCCCAACATGGAGCTCGTCGTCGAGGACAAGGACAAGCGCAAGGTGAACCCCGCGGGCTTCGTCGCCAGCGGCGCCGCGGTGAAGGCGCTCAGCCCTGGCGCCATCGAGTACGGCAACAAGAAGGGCGGCAGCCACAAGCAGGCCGTGGCGCAGCTTCAGCAGCTCGAGAAGACGGCCAAGGAGGTCTCGACGGCGGACATCGCGCGCCACGCGGCGGAGGCCGGGCTGTTCCCGGTGGTGGGTGAGTCCGCCACGGCGAAGACGGGTGGGGCCAAGGGCAAGTCGAAGGGAGGCTCGTGATGAAGACGCGCTGGAAGGCGTGGGCCTTCGCGGGCCTGGGCATGATGACGGTGTCATGCAAGGGCATGACGTTGGACCAGGTGGCCCAAGGTGTCGGGCAGGTGGTCGACAACTCCGTGGCGTCGCAGAAGCAGCGCGACGAGTGCAAGAAGCTCGACGTGGAGCCCACGGTGAAGGAGGAGTACGCCATCGGCAGCGCCATGGCGGTTCACTGGGTGCAGAGCGGTGGCGGCCTGATGGCCGAGGGCACCAAGGGTACCGGGGTCCACTCCGTCCACGAGTATCTCAACACCGTGGGGAAGAACCTGGGCGCGCAGTCCGCGAGGCCCACGCTGGAGTGGACCTTCGGCGTGCTCAACGACGACAAGAACTTCAACGCGGTGTCGACGCCCGGCGCCTACGTCTTCGTCACGCGCAAGCTGCTCTCGGAGCTGGACAACGAGAGTCAGCTCGCGGGCGTGCTGGCGCACGAGATTGCTCACATCGTGCTCAAGCACTCCATCAAGCAATACAACTCCGCCAAGGTGAGCCTGTGCCAGGTGGCCGTCACGTTGGAGAAGAACGTGCCCGGCTCGGGGCAGCTCATCGCCGCGGGGGGAAGTGGTGGCAACCTGGACCTGGACAGCGACTCAGCGCTGCTCGGCAACTTGACGGAGAAGGTCATCGGGCTCGCCGAGAGCGGCAATGACCGCGAGCAGGAGTACGCCGCGGACAAGATGGCGGTCCGGATGATGATCTCCGCGGGCTATGACCCGAACGAGTACCGCGCGCTCCTGCGCAAGACGGAGGACGCGTCCGGCATCGGCTCACGCCACCCGAAGAAGGAGGACCGCGAGAAGCGCATCGTCGCGTTCCTCGATGGGATGAAGGCGCGGGATGGGGAGTTCACCGAGCTGTCGCTGGAGGGACTGAGCAGCCCGCCCCTCAAGCCGGAGCTCGTCTCCGCCGTGCAGGGCGCGAAGCGAAGCGGCGTGGCGAAGGACTCGAAGTAGCGATACCGGGGCGCCCTTTCGCGGGCGCCCCGTTCAAGGCCAGCTCAGCGCGCGGCGGCCTGGCTCAGCGCGCGGTGCACGGCCTCGAGGGCCTTGCGCGCCTCGAGCAACTCGGCGCGCTCGGCGGTGAGCGAGGCCACCTGCTGGGCCAGCACATCCCGCTCGCCCTGGAGCGCTTCCACCGCGCGGCGCAGCGAAGTGGACTCGTCCTTGGCGGACTCGAGCTCACCCGCGAGACGCTCCTCCTCGGCGAGGCTGTCCACGAGGGCCTGCTTGCCCCGCGACACCTCCTCCTCGAGCGCCTCGTGCTCCTTCGCGGACGCCTGGAGCGCCTGCCGGTTCTCCTGGAGGGACAGGAGCGCCTCGTCACGCTCACCCTCGAGCGCGGCCAGCTCCCGCTCCAGGTCCGCCAGCAACTTCACGCGGCCTTCCATCTCCGACGACAGCCGGCGCGCCTCATCCATGCGCAACCGCGCTTCCTCGGTGGCCTTCTCCGCCTGACGGCGCGCCACTTCCAGCTCCTGCGTGAGCGCGAGGTTGGCGGCCTTCACCTTCACCAGCTCCGCCTGGAGGTGGGTGATGCGCTCCACCGCGCGCTGACCCGCCTCGGCCACGGTGGCCGGCAACGGCTCTGGACGCGGATTCTCACGCACCGCCTTGAGCCGGGCCTTGAGCCGCTCACGGCGAGCCTCGGAGTCATCCACGGCCTCTTCTCGCGGCGGCATGGGCGTCTGCACTTCCACCTCCTGGGGCGGAGCCTCGACGCGAGCCACCGGCTCGGCGACCATCGCGGTGACCTGCGGAATCGAAGCGTGCGTCATGGGGTGGGCCTCCATCGAGTGCCCGGCCACGAGACCGTCCAGGTGGAACGCCGCCGCGGGCGGCGCCGCGAAGGTGACAGGTGCCTCGTCCACGCCTTCATCGAACCGCGCGGCCTCCGGCTCCGGCGACGCATACGTGAGGGGCTCGGCGACCTGCGCGGTGAACACCGGCTCGCGCACGGCCTGCGCACGCGGGGGCTCGGCGGCCAGGGCGGCCTCCATCGCCTCGGCGGCGGAGGGGCGCGGGGCGCGGGCGCGCTCGACGCGGTTGCGGACCTCCGCGGACAGGTCTGCGGCGGGGGGCTCGGCCGGGGCCTGCGGCTCCGGGGACTCGGCGGGGGCCGAGGATTCGGCCGATTCGGCGACGCCCGTGAACGCCCCCAACCGGAGGCGCGGCTTGGCGCGAGACACGTTTTGTTCGAAGGCTTTCTTCATCATGTCGAATCTCAGCCGGCCTGCTGGGAGCCCTTCTTCGCGGTGGCGGCCGCCGCGGCGACGAGACGGGGCAGGACGTTGTCAATCATGGCCTGGATATCCGCCGCGCCCTTCGACGTGGGGTCCGCGACGAAGACGGGACGGCCCTCGCTCGAGGCCTGGGCGAACTTGGTGCACTGCCGGATGATGGTCGGCAGCAGGAACTCCGGGTAGTGCGTCTGGAGCGCCTCCAGCGCCTCCTTGGCCAGCTTGAAGGTGGCGTTGAAGGAGTTGACCACGATGTAGACGTGGTCGAGCACGTGGTTCAAATCCTCCTCCAGGCTCTGCACCGTCTCGAAGAGGAGCTTGAGGCCGTGGAAGGAGAGGAAGTCCGCGAGCACGGGGACGAACAAGTCGTTGGCCGCCATGAGCGCGTTGAGGTTGAGCAGGCCGAAGGACGGCGGGGCGTCGAAGACGATGACGTCGTACTGCGCTTCCACTTCCTTGAGGGCGTTGCGCAGCTTGAACTCGCGGCCGGCCATGGGCATCAGCGAGAGGTCCATGGTGGACATGCTGAGGTTGGACGGGACGAAGTCCAGGTTGGGCAGCGAGGACTTCTGGATGACCTGGGCCAGCGGCGTCTTGCGCACCAGCACGTCGAGCAGCGTCTTCTCGAACTCCTCGCCCTCGTAGCCCAGGCACTTGGTGGCGTGGCCCTGGCTGTCCAGGTCGATGAGGAGGACCGAGTAGCCCAGCTCCGCGATGCGCCAGGCGTAGGACGTGGAGAGGGACGTCTTGCCGGTGCCGCCCTTGAAGTTCAGGAAGAGCTGGCGGCGGTGGCCTATCTTGTCCGGGAAGCGGTTGAGCGTGGCGCGCAGGTCCCAGACGTCATCGGGCGTGTAGAGGTCCTTCCTCGCGTCCTCCGGGATGGTTTTCGGAGACACGCCGAGCATCTCGGCCACCTGCTTCGAGCTGTATGTCGGCGCTTCCATGAACGACCCTTCGTAAGACGTACGGGACGGATACCTTGCCTCAAGCGGCGAAGTATTTGTGCCCCCTTCGGACCACGGTTCCCCGAGCAGACAGCAGGGTGAGTGCCTCCTGGGCGAGCTCCACGGGGGCCCCCAGGGCCGCCGTCAGCTCGGCGAGCGAGCGTCCGCGAACGGCGACGCGGACCTCGTGGAGCATCTGGCCACAGAGTGCCTCGACAGGCGAGGCGCCCGGACGGCCCGAGGGGGGGCGGGCCTCGGCGCGGGCCGAAGCAGGCGCGGGGGCTGGAGCCTGGGCCTGCGGAGGCTGGGGCGCCGGAGCCCCCATCGCCACCAGGGCCGCCTGGACAGGCGACAGACGAGCGGCGCTCGGAGCCCGGGGGGGATGCTGGGGCGCAACGGGGGCGGCGCCCTGCCGCGCGCCCGCGTTGGCTGGGGCGGAGGCTGCGTGCGCGGGGCCCGCGGAGACCATCATCCGAATGCTCGAGGCACCCGCGAGGCTCGGAGGCGCCCCCTGCGCGGAGGCGGCCGACGTCCCAGCGGCGTGCATGCCACCGGGAACCATCGGCTGAGCAGCAGCGCCCGCGACGGCGGCGCCCCGCTGCGCGGCACCTGCGACCGCCATGGGCTGCGCCGCACCAAGTGTGCCCCGCTGAACGGAGCCCGCCGCCGCCATGGGCTGCGCCGCACCGGCGACACCCGCCTGAGCAGCCGTGGTCATCCTCTGCGCCGCGCCAGCAACGACCACCTGCGCGGCACCACCCACGCCCTGCGCAGTCATCCGCTGCGCCGAGCCGGCAACAACCACCTGCGCGGCACTCACTCCCTGCGCCACACCAGAAGCGGCGGCCTGCGCGGAAGTCATCCGCTGCGCCGAGCCGGCAACAACGACCTGCGCGGCACTCACTCCCTGCGCCGTGCCCACAGCGCCGCCCTGCGCGGCACCCACGGCCACGGGCCGCGACGCCTCCTCCAGCCGCGCTCGAACGGGCTTCACGGGCAACGTCGCCAGCCGTCGAATCTCTCGGCGCCGGTGCGTCTCGTCCAGCGCCACCACGGAGGACACGTCCTGCCCCAGGATGCGCGACAGGCTCTGCGCCGCGGACTTGCGCACGCGCGGCTCGCGGTCTCCCAGCGCCTCCAAGAGCAACGCGCGAGCGTTCTCCCCGCTCCCAGCTCCCAGCGCGAGCGCCGCCAACGAGCGGACCTCCGGGTCCGTGTCGTGAATCGCCTCTTCACCCAGCCGCCGCGCCGTCTCCCCTTCCAACCCCAACGCCAACAACGACGCACGCCGCCGGACCGAACGGTCCGGGTCCTTCATCGCCTGCGCCAGATGCGGCGCCGCGTCCCGAGGCGCCAGCGTCAACAACGCCTTCAACGCCGCGATGCGAACCTCCGGCACCGGCGACACCAACAGCGGCGACACCACCTGCGCACCCTCATCCCTGCACAACGCCGCGAACGCCTGGAGCAGCGCCACCTGCGCCACCGGATCCGACTCCGCGTGCAACGCGCTCGCGAGCGCCGGAGCCGCCGCCGGCTGCGACAGCGCCTTCAACCGCTCGGCGGCGCGAACCCGCGCGGCCGAATCCGGCGCGGACAACTCTCGCACCGAGAATCCAAAAAGCGTCTCGTCCGTCGCCACCCCCAACCCACCCTGCCCCGACAACTCCGCGAGCTGCGCGGCGCTCACCCCCAACCGCCCCGCCTGGAGGAACCGCTGCGCCTCGCGCGCCACCGGCGACAACCCCTCCAACAACGGCGCGAGCAACTCCGGCTGCGCCACCGCCCCCGGCTCCACGGACACCGAAGCCTTCGCCACCAGCGCCTCGAGCGGCACCGCCACCGCTCGCGCGGGCACCTTCACCGAAGGCCCCACCCGGCTCGTCTCTCCGTGCAGCAGCGCCTCGCTGCGCAGCTGCGAGATGAACGACGCCAGGTCGAACCCCAGGTCGTCGTCCTCCGCGTCGCGCACCTGCGTGGACGTACGCAGCCGGCTCGCATCCAGCAACCGGTCCATGAGCTGGTCGCGCT from Myxococcus stipitatus carries:
- a CDS encoding M48 family metallopeptidase, which produces MKTRWKAWAFAGLGMMTVSCKGMTLDQVAQGVGQVVDNSVASQKQRDECKKLDVEPTVKEEYAIGSAMAVHWVQSGGGLMAEGTKGTGVHSVHEYLNTVGKNLGAQSARPTLEWTFGVLNDDKNFNAVSTPGAYVFVTRKLLSELDNESQLAGVLAHEIAHIVLKHSIKQYNSAKVSLCQVAVTLEKNVPGSGQLIAAGGSGGNLDLDSDSALLGNLTEKVIGLAESGNDREQEYAADKMAVRMMISAGYDPNEYRALLRKTEDASGIGSRHPKKEDREKRIVAFLDGMKARDGEFTELSLEGLSSPPLKPELVSAVQGAKRSGVAKDSK
- a CDS encoding HEAT repeat domain-containing protein, with product MSDERPDALLKSALEKIVYFEARAEQLLSELGSTREEMEHLKRELGEKHQRELELRREVAELEVRARRAQAEREEAVRLTQALRGERDQLMDRLLDASRLRTSTQVRDAEDDDLGFDLASFISQLRSEALLHGETSRVGPSVKVPARAVAVPLEALVAKASVSVEPGAVAQPELLAPLLEGLSPVAREAQRFLQAGRLGVSAAQLAELSGQGGLGVATDETLFGFSVRELSAPDSAARVRAAERLKALSQPAAAPALASALHAESDPVAQVALLQAFAALCRDEGAQVVSPLLVSPVPEVRIAALKALLTLAPRDAAPHLAQAMKDPDRSVRRRASLLALGLEGETARRLGEEAIHDTDPEVRSLAALALGAGSGENARALLLEALGDREPRVRKSAAQSLSRILGQDVSSVVALDETHRRREIRRLATLPVKPVRARLEEASRPVAVGAAQGGAVGTAQGVSAAQVVVAGSAQRMTSAQAAASGVAQGVSAAQVVVAGSAQRMTAQGVGGAAQVVVAGAAQRMTTAAQAGVAGAAQPMAAAGSVQRGTLGAAQPMAVAGAAQRGAAVAGAAAQPMVPGGMHAAGTSAASAQGAPPSLAGASSIRMMVSAGPAHAASAPANAGARQGAAPVAPQHPPRAPSAARLSPVQAALVAMGAPAPQPPQAQAPAPAPASARAEARPPSGRPGASPVEALCGQMLHEVRVAVRGRSLAELTAALGAPVELAQEALTLLSARGTVVRRGHKYFAA
- a CDS encoding ParA family protein; this encodes MEAPTYSSKQVAEMLGVSPKTIPEDARKDLYTPDDVWDLRATLNRFPDKIGHRRQLFLNFKGGTGKTSLSTSYAWRIAELGYSVLLIDLDSQGHATKCLGYEGEEFEKTLLDVLVRKTPLAQVIQKSSLPNLDFVPSNLSMSTMDLSLMPMAGREFKLRNALKEVEAQYDVIVFDAPPSFGLLNLNALMAANDLFVPVLADFLSFHGLKLLFETVQSLEEDLNHVLDHVYIVVNSFNATFKLAKEALEALQTHYPEFLLPTIIRQCTKFAQASSEGRPVFVADPTSKGAADIQAMIDNVLPRLVAAAAATAKKGSQQAG
- a CDS encoding extensin-like protein; this encodes MKKAFEQNVSRAKPRLRLGAFTGVAESAESSAPAESPEPQAPAEPPAADLSAEVRNRVERARAPRPSAAEAMEAALAAEPPRAQAVREPVFTAQVAEPLTYASPEPEAARFDEGVDEAPVTFAAPPAAAFHLDGLVAGHSMEAHPMTHASIPQVTAMVAEPVARVEAPPQEVEVQTPMPPREEAVDDSEARRERLKARLKAVRENPRPEPLPATVAEAGQRAVERITHLQAELVKVKAANLALTQELEVARRQAEKATEEARLRMDEARRLSSEMEGRVKLLADLERELAALEGERDEALLSLQENRQALQASAKEHEALEEEVSRGKQALVDSLAEEERLAGELESAKDESTSLRRAVEALQGERDVLAQQVASLTAERAELLEARKALEAVHRALSQAAAR
- a CDS encoding SH3 domain-containing protein, which codes for MRTRTRAAWAAVMLALGVPGVASAVAVGGSLYVKAKNTRVMESPSPTANAVVILQPGEQVKWEGADTKNKQWHKVKTSAGKRGFVFQSNLSTTAPNMELVVEDKDKRKVNPAGFVASGAAVKALSPGAIEYGNKKGGSHKQAVAQLQQLEKTAKEVSTADIARHAAEAGLFPVVGESATAKTGGAKGKSKGGS